The window TTGTTCCGCTTGTGACTGAAAAGCCGGTACTATATAGATGAGACAAAAGTTACAAAAGAGTCAAATGGGAGAGTAAAGAAGCCGAGCGATCGGCTTTTATTTTAGAAATGAAGAGTCATTCGGAGTTTGTATGTCAGCAATGCGGTTACAAGTCAGCCTCGTTTTTGGGCAGGTGTCCTCAATGTGGGGAGTGGAACAGCCTTGTTGAGTCTGTGGACTCGGCTTCAGGGCAAAGACTAGACACTTTAAATATTAAAGTTGAAGAAAGCCTGGTTCGACTTTCCGCTGTTAAAGCTCAAAACCTTCCTCGGATTACTTCTGGTTTTGGTGAGTTTGACAGGGTGTTGGGAGGGGGAATTGTTCCTGGCTCGATTGTTCTTATTTCTGGTGATCCAGGGATCGGGAAGAGTACACTTTTGTTGCAGTCTGCAATGGCAATTGCTAAAGACTCGGAGGGGTCGAGTGCTAAAAGCGCCAAGAGTAAAAAAGTACCCAATGGTGATCCTGGTCCGTCAGTTCTCTACGTAACAGGCGAAGAATCTGCGCATCAAGTGAAGCTGAGGGCGGATAGGATAGCCAAGGTTCCCGACGGTCTTTATATTTTGCCTCAAACAGACGTGGACGTGGTTGTGGGAGTTTCCGAAAAGGTCGATCCGAAGCTACTTATTATAGATTCAATTCAAACGCTGACCACTTCGAGGCTGAATGGTTCTGCAGGGAGCGTGGGGCAAGTTCGTGAATCTGCTCAAACTCTACAGTCTCACGCAAAGTCTAAGGGAATTCCAATCATTATAGTCGGCCACGTTACTAAGGAGGGAAGTGTTGCGGGCCCAAAGGTGCTCGAACATTTAGTCGATGCGGTTTTGAACCTGGAAGGGGATGGGATGCACGCGTTCAGGATCCTAAGGTGCAACAAAAATAGGTTTGGGTCTACATACGAGGTTGGTGTTTTTGAAATGACTGATGCTGGCATGGAAGAAGTCGCTAATCCTTCGAAGATATTTCTGGCTCAGCGAATCGAAAAGAGGCCAGGGAGCGTCGTTGCATCGACTATTACGGGTGACAGGCCGATTCTTGCGGAGGTTCAAAGCCTTGTTACGCCTACTATGTTTGGAATTCCAACTAGAAGAGCGACGGGTTTGGACTTTTCTCGAGTTCAAATCGTTATCGCTGCGCTTTCTAAGGCTGCGAATTTGACGCTTGGGAACTTGGATATTTACGTTAACGTAGCGGGGGGACTGCGGATAATTGAGCCTGCGGCTGACCTTTCTGTTGCGCTTGCTATCGTGTCTGCTGCCCAGGACATGCCTGTTCGGGAAAACGTTTGCGCCTTCGGTGAAGTAGGACTTTTAGGTGAGTTGAGGCCAGTTTCTGGGTCAGTAAACAGGATGAGTGAAGCCAAAAGGCTGGGTTTTTCTGATTTTATTACACCTGATAGGTTCAAAAGTTTAGAGGCTGCGATTAGTTACGCAATACATGGAGATTAATTCTTAATTTAAAATTTTTAATTTTTATTGAATTTTTTAAATATTAATTATGAAATATGACTTAGAAGAAAGAACGGCATTATTCGGAGAACGGATTATTAATTTATGTAAAAAAGCTCCTAAAAATGTTGTTACGGTTCCGATAATAGGCCAACTAGTTCGCTCCGGTACAAGTATGGGGGCGAACTATTGTGAAGCTAACGGAGCTTCAAGCAGAAAGGATTTCAGAAACAAAATACGTATCTGTAAAAAGGAGACTATCGAGACTAAATACTGGTTAAGGATGCTACCAAAAGCTTCAGAGAAAGTGGCAGATGATTGTCGCGAATTATGGAAAGAAGCCCGAGAGCTTACCTTGATATTTTCAAAAATAGCGTCCAGTTCAAAATAAGAGAGCTTGTTTCTCGCAAGCTCGAAATAGAAATTTAGATTTATTATTTGATTAAAAATTAAGAATTAGAAATTAAAAATTGATGTTATGAAATATAAAGTTCTTCTTAGACCGACGCTTACGATTGTTCTTGCCTTTATTGGGGCACTGGTTGCTCGAGTTGTTACGCCCCCCGCTATTTTCGCGGAAACGGGTACTATTTTTGTGCTTACGGCAGCAGCCGCTTTTGGCCTATTTGGATTTATATTGCCTGAACTTGTAGAGCTTGCAGGCCGGGCTGGGATCGCGGTTCTTGCCAAGCAAATTGCGAGCCATTTACCCGAAACCCCTTCCGTGAGTGTTGGCGCTCTTTCTTTTGGTAAAAGAAGTGGGAGGAAGAAAGTAAGTTCCAAATACATGAATCCCATGGTTATTGATACGTCTGCTCTAATTGATGGGAGACTGGTGGATATTACGAAAACGGGTTTTTTGTTCGGAACGTTTCTTGTTATTCCTGCGGTTGTGGGTGAATTGCATACGCTTTCTGATAGCGCGGACGATTTAAAGAGGGCAAGAGGGAGAAGGGGTCTCGAGGTGCTTTC of the Candidatus Curtissbacteria bacterium genome contains:
- a CDS encoding four helix bundle protein, with product MKYDLEERTALFGERIINLCKKAPKNVVTVPIIGQLVRSGTSMGANYCEANGASSRKDFRNKIRICKKETIETKYWLRMLPKASEKVADDCRELWKEARELTLIFSKIASSSK
- the radA gene encoding DNA repair protein RadA: MKSHSEFVCQQCGYKSASFLGRCPQCGEWNSLVESVDSASGQRLDTLNIKVEESLVRLSAVKAQNLPRITSGFGEFDRVLGGGIVPGSIVLISGDPGIGKSTLLLQSAMAIAKDSEGSSAKSAKSKKVPNGDPGPSVLYVTGEESAHQVKLRADRIAKVPDGLYILPQTDVDVVVGVSEKVDPKLLIIDSIQTLTTSRLNGSAGSVGQVRESAQTLQSHAKSKGIPIIIVGHVTKEGSVAGPKVLEHLVDAVLNLEGDGMHAFRILRCNKNRFGSTYEVGVFEMTDAGMEEVANPSKIFLAQRIEKRPGSVVASTITGDRPILAEVQSLVTPTMFGIPTRRATGLDFSRVQIVIAALSKAANLTLGNLDIYVNVAGGLRIIEPAADLSVALAIVSAAQDMPVRENVCAFGEVGLLGELRPVSGSVNRMSEAKRLGFSDFITPDRFKSLEAAISYAIHGD